Proteins found in one Macrobrachium nipponense isolate FS-2020 chromosome 35, ASM1510439v2, whole genome shotgun sequence genomic segment:
- the LOC135208571 gene encoding gastrula zinc finger protein XlCGF57.1-like: METKTEDAASLLGSADYKKGKKKVCAKARSREKPYACQICGESFRDEVMIQNHMRTHTGEKPFICQECGQAFSEKCHLNVHKRTHTEEKPFVCLECGKGFIMKQVLEKHINTHTKPFVCPECGKRFGQKDTLTNHIRTHTGEKPFTCQECGRAFAERGHLKIHTRRHTGEKPFLCKECGKSFIQKQHLIKHIQTHTGEKPWVCMECGKTFSKKDSLNVHTRTHTGEKPYSCQVCEKAFREKGTLEVHIRSHTGERPFQCLECGKRFGSKKKLSVHMKMHTGEKKAFSCDECGVELSSKWSLNVHRRAHTGVKAYSCEECGKAFAEKQYLTIHLNTHSGEKPFSCKECGKSYATRSRLNVHQRKHLKEKPHTCQDCGKGFTEKRSLNIHLKIHKDEKAFICQECGKGFILKAYLKRHLKIHGSKKSLRKVRIHITGDKLESSPGFVQGEEIGHSQPTTRTLDSLESSPNTTGKEKDGEELFPFENHETIYIKEEPSN; this comes from the coding sequence ATGGAGACAAAAACTGAAGATGCAGCCAGTTTATTAGGGAGTGCCgattataaaaaaggaaagaaaaaagtctGTGCAAAAGCTCGTAGTAGAGAAAAGCCATATGCGTGTCAAATTTGTGGAGAGTCTTTTAGAGATGAAGTAATGATACAAAACCATATGAGGACTCATACTGGTGAAAAGCCTTTTATTTGTCAAGAATGTGGGCAAGCATTTAGTGAAAAATGTCATCTTAATGTTCACAAGAGAACTCACACAGAAGAAAAGCCATTTGTTTGCCTTGAATGTGGAAAAGGGTTCATTATGAAACAAGTTCTTGAAAAGCATATAAACACTCACACTAAGCCCTTCGTGTGCCCGGAATGTGGGAAAAGATTTGGCCAGAAAGACACTCTCACCAACCATATAAGAACTCACACAGGTGAAAAGCCATTTACTTGTCAAGAATGTGGAAGAGCCTTTGCTGAGAGAGGACATCTGAAAATTCACACAAGAAGACACACAGGAGAAAAACCTTTTTTGTGTAAGGAATGTGGAAAATCATTTATTCAAAAACaacatttaataaaacatatacagACTCATACTGGAGAAAAACCTTGGGTTTGCATGGAATGTGGTAAAACCTTTAGTAAAAAGGATAGTTTAAATGTTCATACGAGAACTCACACTGGAGAAAAACCATATTCATGTCAGGTGTGTGAGAAGGCTTTTAGAGAAAAAGGTACTCTCGAAGTACATATTAGAAGTCATACTGGAGAGAGGCCTTTTCAATGTCTGGAATGTGGTAAAAGATTtggctcaaaaaagaaactttCTGTTCATATGAAAATGCACACAGGAGAGAAGAAGGCATTCTCTTGTGATGAGTGTGGTGTAGAACTTAGTTCGAAATGGAGCCTCAATGTACATAGAAGAGCTCACACGGGAGTAAAGGCCTATTCATGCGAGGAATGTGGAAAGGCATTTGCAGAAAAGCAGTACCTTACTATTCACTTGAATACTCACTCAGGGGAGAAACCTTTTTCTTGCAAGGAATGTGGTAAGTCATATGCTACAAGGAGCCGTTTGAATGTGCATCAGAGAAAGCATCTTAAAGAGAAACCGCACACGTGTCAAGATTGTGGGAAGGGATTTACAGAGAAACGGAGTTTAAATATTCATCTGAAAATTCACAAAGATGAAAAAGCTTTCATTTGTCAAGAATGTGGAAAAGGATTTATTTTAAAGGCATATCTTAAAAGACACTTGAAGATACATGGAAGTAAGAAGTCATTAAGGAAAGTTAGAATTCACATTACTGGTGATAAACTCGAGTCTTCTCCTGGTTTTGTCCAAGGTGAAGAAATAGGTCATTCACAACCGACTACTAGGACTCTTGACAGTTTAGAGAGCAGTCCCAATACTACTGGGAAGGAAAAAGATGGAGAAGAATTATTCCCCTTTGAAAACCATGAAACTATTTATATTAAAGAGGAGCCTTCCAACTAG